A window of Flavobacterium flavigenum contains these coding sequences:
- the porV gene encoding type IX secretion system outer membrane channel protein PorV: protein MKKISSLLFYFIIISLAKAQERPITTGVPFLQVAADARAAGLGDQGVATSADVFSQQWNPAKYAFSIDKQGFSVSYTPYLTDLVNDISLSQVTYYNKINERSAFAGSVRYFSIGDIELRQNQTDQPNTVKPSEYAIDGSYSLKLSEMFSMAVGARFISSNLGITTEGQSLSAARSFAFDVAGFYQSEEVAYRDFNGRWRAGFNFQNLGPKINYDLSDSDNGSNFLPANLRLGGGFDFILDDYNKVAVGLEFTKLLVPTPQIPVPVDLNNDGDTTDAGETNGVQEANNKYNSIGWVPGIFKSFGDAPGGFSEELKEITYSLSGEYTYQDSFSMRAGYYHQSPEKGAVKFFSLGAGFKYNIVKVDVSYLFSASKVKNPLENTLRFSLTFNFGEKYEEY from the coding sequence ATGAAAAAAATATCCTCTTTATTATTTTATTTTATTATCATATCACTTGCCAAAGCACAAGAAAGACCAATTACAACAGGAGTTCCTTTTTTACAAGTTGCAGCTGACGCAAGAGCAGCCGGACTTGGTGACCAGGGAGTTGCTACATCTGCAGATGTATTTTCCCAACAATGGAATCCTGCAAAATATGCATTTTCTATTGACAAACAAGGATTTTCTGTCAGCTACACTCCTTATTTGACTGATTTGGTTAATGACATTTCATTAAGCCAGGTAACTTATTACAACAAAATCAATGAACGAAGTGCTTTTGCCGGAAGCGTGCGTTATTTTAGTATAGGTGATATTGAGTTAAGACAGAATCAAACAGATCAGCCAAATACGGTTAAACCTTCTGAATATGCAATCGACGGATCATACTCCTTAAAATTAAGCGAAATGTTCTCTATGGCAGTAGGAGCGAGATTTATTAGCTCCAATTTAGGAATCACAACTGAAGGACAAAGTTTATCTGCGGCCAGATCATTTGCATTTGATGTTGCCGGATTTTATCAGTCTGAAGAAGTTGCCTACAGAGATTTCAACGGAAGATGGAGAGCCGGTTTTAATTTTCAGAATCTGGGGCCAAAAATCAATTACGATTTAAGTGATTCTGATAATGGCTCAAACTTCCTTCCTGCCAATTTAAGATTAGGAGGAGGTTTCGATTTTATATTAGATGATTATAATAAAGTAGCCGTTGGCCTTGAATTTACGAAATTACTTGTTCCAACACCGCAAATACCCGTACCAGTTGATTTAAATAATGATGGAGATACTACCGATGCTGGTGAAACTAATGGTGTTCAGGAAGCTAACAATAAATATAACTCTATCGGCTGGGTACCTGGAATTTTTAAATCATTTGGTGATGCACCGGGTGGCTTTAGCGAAGAGCTAAAAGAAATTACTTACAGTCTTTCTGGAGAATACACTTATCAGGATTCTTTTTCGATGCGTGCAGGATATTATCACCAAAGCCCAGAGAAAGGTGCAGTAAAATTTTTCTCATTAGGAGCAGGTTTTAAATACAACATTGTTAAAGTAGATGTTTCCTACTTATTCTCAGCATCAAAAGTTAAAAATCCGTTAGAAAATACTCTTCGTTTCTCATTAACTTTTAATTTTGGGGAAAAATACGAAGAGTATTAA
- the cdd gene encoding cytidine deaminase yields the protein MKEINITTSFLVFDTLEELPNDIQDLMSQAAEIRKKAYAPYSKFRVGAALLLDNGKIILGSNQENAAYPSGLCAERVAIFHAGSVYPEAKILKMAITAASDLNQTQAPIPPCGSCRQSIAEYEIKQNTPIEIYFMGEIGVIYQSASLKNLLPFMFDKKFL from the coding sequence ATGAAAGAAATAAATATAACAACCTCATTTTTGGTTTTCGATACTTTAGAAGAATTACCAAATGACATTCAGGATTTAATGAGTCAGGCTGCTGAAATCCGAAAGAAAGCCTATGCTCCATATTCTAAGTTCAGAGTTGGTGCAGCTTTATTATTAGATAACGGCAAAATTATTTTAGGATCAAATCAGGAAAATGCTGCCTATCCATCCGGATTATGTGCAGAACGCGTCGCTATTTTTCATGCAGGAAGTGTTTATCCCGAAGCTAAAATTTTAAAAATGGCAATTACAGCTGCATCAGACCTGAATCAGACCCAGGCTCCTATTCCGCCCTGTGGTTCTTGCCGTCAATCGATTGCAGAATATGAAATTAAACAAAACACCCCTATAGAAATCTATTTTATGGGAGAAATTGGTGTAATTTATCAATCCGCATCCCTCAAAAACCTGCTTCCTTTCATGTTTGATAAAAAGTTCTTGTAA